From Pseudomonas sp. stari2:
CGGGTGATCGTCGGTCTGTCCAACGATGCATTCAGTCAGCGCCAACAGGAGATCCTGCTCAAGGCCGGGATCCTGGCGCTGTTCGCCCTGCTCTTCACCTTCGTTCTGGCGCGGCGCCTGGCCGGCAGCCTGTCGCAGCCGATCCGCGATATTGGCGATGCGGTCAAGGCGATTCAGGACGGTGACTACAAGACTCCATTGCCGATTGTCGATGACACCGAGCTGGGGGCTTTGTCGCAGCACATCAACAACCTTGCCCAGGCACTGGAACAGGCCAGTCGCGAACAGCACCAGGCCATGGCGCAACTGATCCAGACACGCGAAGAGGCGGAAAAGGCCAACAACGCCAAGTCGGACTTCCTGGCCATGATGAGCCATGAACTGCGCACTCCGATGAATGGTGTCCTGGGCATGCTGCAATTGCTGGAAACCACCGACATGACCGAGGAGCAGGTCGAGTACGCGGCGCTGGCTTCCGAGTCCACCGAGCATTTGCTCAAGGTGATCAACGACATTCTGGATTTCTCGCGCATCGAGCGTTCGGAACTGGAACTGGAGCACATCCCGTTCAACCTCGCCGACTTGATCGGCGCGTGTGCGCAGTCGTTCCAGCACAGCGCGGCGCAACGTGGCCTGGAGTTGCAACTGCGGATTCCTGAAGACTTGCGCGGCTTGCAGGTACAGGGCGATCCGACGCGGATCCGGCAGATTCTGGTCAATCTGGTGGGCAATGCACTGAAGTTCACCGAACAGGGGCGCGTCAGCATCGAGGCGCAGTGGCAATCGCTGGATCACGAATTGCTGTGGTTCACCTGCTCGGTGCGCGACAGCGGCATCGGGATTTCTTCCGAAAGCCTGGAATTGATGTTCAACGCGTTCCAGCAGGCCGACAGCTCGATTTCGCGTCGTTATGGCGGGACCGGTCTGGGCTTGCCGATTGCCCGCACGCTGGCCGAACGCATGGGCGGCACCTTGCGCGCGCAAAGCGAAGAAGGTCGCGGCTCGGTGTTTACCCTGGAAATTCCGCTGGCTCTATATAAGCAGGCATTGCCGATGCTGGCAGCGCCGCGGGCAATCGATGGCAATGCACACGGCGAAGGCCGCAATGTCCTGCTGGTGGAGGACAACCCGGTTAACCAGACGGTGATCGAAGCCATGCTGCGCAGCCTGGGCTTCACTGTCAGCGTCGCCACCGATGGCATGCAGGCTGTTCGCAGTGCCGGTGGCAGTCGTTACGAAGCGATCCTGATGGATTGCCGTTTGCCGATCATCGATGGTTACGAAGCGACCCGACAGATCCGCCGCCTGCCCGGCTGCGGCCATGTTCCGATCATCGCCCTGACGGCCAACGCGTTGCAGGGCGACCGGGAAAACTGCCTGTCGGCGGGGATGAATGATTACCTGGCCAAGCCGTTCAAACGTAATGACCTGCAGCAGATTCTGCAGCGCTGGGTGCAGTAGGGAGGCCCTTTCGAGCATCTGCGACTGGCGTGAAAAGCGAAAGTGCGGCAGTCTTAGGCACCCGAACGAGCCTCAAAAGGGGCTTGAATAAAAATTTCAGTGCACAAGTGTACATTCATGTCCTTGGTGCTGTGACTTTCACCACAACGCAATAGTCTATGAGTAGGCTGCCGGTTCGAGGCATGAACGCGTCGATCGGTCGGGAAGATTTGCCCCACCTGCCGCATGGGATTATTGAGGAGCTCGCATGACCAAACAAAACGCCTTTACTCGGGAAGACCTGCTGCGCTGCAGTCGCGGTGAGCTGTTCGGCCCAGGTAACGCGCAACTGCCCGCCCCGAACATGCTGATGGTGGATCGCATCACCCTGATCAGCGAAGAAGGCGGCAAGTACGGCAAAGGTGAATTGGTCGCCGAGCTGGATATCAACCCTGACCTGTGGTTCTTCGCTTGCCACTTCGAGGGTGATCCGGTGATGCCGGGCTGCCTGGGTCTGGACGCCATGTGGCAACTGGTCGGTTTCTTCCTGGGCTGGCAAGGCCTGCCGGGCCGCGGCCGTGCGCTGGGTTCGGGCGAAGTGAAGTTCTTCGGACAGGTCCTGCCGACCGCCAAGAAAGTCACCTACAACATTCATATCAAGCGCGTCCTCAAAGGCAAGCTGAACCTGGCCATCGCCGACGGTTCGGTGACTGTCGACGGTCGCGAAATCTACACCGCCGAAGGCCTTCGCGTCGGCGTGTTCACCTCCACTGACAACTTCTAAGGGTTATTCGCATGCGCCGCGTCGTTATCACTGGTCTGGGCATTGTTTCGTGCCTGGGCAATGACAAAGAGACCGTCTCCGCTAACCTGCGTGCAAGCCGCCCTGGCATCCGGTTCAACCCGGAATACGCCGAAATGGGTCTGCGTAGCCAGGTTTCCGGCTCCATCGACCTCAACCTTGAAGAACTGATCGATCGCAAGATCTATCGCTTCGTCGGCCACGCAGCGGCTTACGCCTACCTGGCCATGAAAGACGCCATCACCGATTCCGGTCTGACCGAAGAGCAGGTATCCAACCCGCGTACCGGCCTGATCGCAGGTTCCGGCGGCGCTTCGACCCTGAACCAGATGGAAGCGCTGGACATCCTGCGCGAGAAAGGCGTCAAGCGCGTCGGCCCATACCGCGTAACGCGGACCATGAGCAGCACCGTTTCGGCGTGCCTGGCCACTCCGTTCAAGATCAAGGGCCTGAACTACTCCATCGCGTCTGCCTGCGCCACCAGTGCTCACTGCATCGGTACCGCCATGGAACAGATCCAGATGGGCAAGCAGGACATCGTGTTCGCCGGTGGCGGTGAAGAGGAGCACTGGAGCCAGTCGTTCCTGTTCGACGCAATGGGCGCCCTGTCCAGCAAGCGCAACGACACCCCGGAAAAAGCCTCCCGTGCCTACGATGCCGACCGTGACGGTTTCGTCATCGCCGGTGGTGGCGGCATGGTCGTGGTCGAGGAGCTGGAACACGCTCTGGCCCGTGGCGCGAAGATCTACGCGGAAATCGTTGGCTACGGCGCGACGTCCGACGGCTACGACATGGTGGCTCCAAGCGGCGAAGGCGCCATCCGCTGCATGCAGCAGGCGCTGTCCACCGTCGATACCCCGATCGACTACCTGAACACCCACGGTACTTCGACTCCGGTCGGCGACGTCGCAGAAATGAAAGGTGTGCGTGAAGTGTTCGGCGACAAGGCCCCGGCCATCAGCTCCACCAAGAGCCTGTCGGGTCACTCCCTGGGCGCCGCCGGCGTGCACGAAGCGATTTACTGCATGCTGATGATGGAAGGCAACTTCATCGCCGGTTCCGCCAACATCGACGAACTGGACCCAGAAGTGGCCGATCTGCCGGTGCTGACCAAGACCCGCGAGAACGCCACCATCAACACCGTGATGAGCAACAGCTTCGGCTTCGGTGGCACCAATGCCACCCTCGTCCTGAAGCGCTGGGAAGGCAAGTAATTCCCTTGCGCTGAGCCGCACACGAAAACGCCCCGACTGGTTCGGGGCGTTTTTTTTCGCCTGGAGAAAGGCATTTTCAGCGGCGCCAAGATGAAACGTTTGTCATGCAACTTACCGTCCTGCGACTGAATGTCGCGGTTTATGCGGGCTCCAGCGCTGTTGCAGATTTCGCAAGAATAGATTGCACAAATCAGGCGTTTACTTAGCAGGCTAACAAATTCTATAAAAGAGGCCTGCACACGCCTTGCTGCAGATAACAGAGATTGGAGCTAGCAGATGACTGTAAAAGTAACTGAACGCGACGATTCACACATGTCCCATGAAGGCGTAGCCGCCGGCGTACGGATCTGGGATGTGCATCAACAAGACTTGCTGGTCGGCATGTTCCACAACGAGATCGACGCCCACAACTACAAGGCCGAACTGGAACTGCAAGAACGCCAGCGGGATCTGAAATCCGCCTGAATCAAAAACCACAGCATTGAAAACGACAAACCCCGCGATGAGCGGGGTTTGTCGTTGTTGGGTGCTTCAAGGGCGCTTCGCAGCCCGGTGAAACCCGCTTACCACATCAGATCATCCGGGATCACATAGGCCGCGTACGGATCGTCCTCGGCATTGACCTCTTCGACCTTCTCGTTGAGCTGCACGATGCGCTGTGGATCGCGCTCCTGAATCTTCAGGGCCGCCTCACGAGGAATCACTTCGTAGCCGCCGGCATGGTGCACGATCGCCAGCGAACCGCTGCTGAGCTTGTTGCGCATCAGCGTGTTGACGGAAATGCGCTTGACCTTCTTGTCGTCGACGAAGTTGTAGTAGTCCTCGGTGGTCAGCTTCGGCAGACGCGAGACTTCGATCAACTGCTTGACCTGCGCCGCACGAGCCTTGGCTTCAGCCTTCTCCTGCTGCTGACGGTTCAGCTCCTGGTCGCGCTTGACCTTCTCGGCCATGGCTTCCTGGGCAGCACGCTGCTGGGAGTCGTCCAGTTCGATCTGGCCTTTGTGGGCCAGACGCTGCTGTTTCTGTTTGTCTTTGCTGACCTGTTTGGCCTGCTTTTGGTTGACCAGTCCTGCCTTGAGCAACTGATCGCGAAGGGAAAGGCTCATTGATGCTTACTCACTTGGGCAACGGCTCAGCCGCAGCTGGGCAAATTCTTTTCCTGACGTTTGGCTTCGCCCCACAGGGCGTCCAACTCTTCGAGGGTGCAATCTTCCATGGGTCGGTGGGTGTCGCGCAATGCCTGTTCGATAAAACGGAAACGTCGCTCGAACTTGGCGTTGGCGCCACGCAATGCGGTTTCCGGATCGACCTTCAGATGCCGGGCCAGATTGACCACGGAAAACAGCAGGTCACCGATCTCGTCGGCCACCGCTTGCGGGTCATTCTC
This genomic window contains:
- a CDS encoding ATP-binding protein, which gives rise to MIFRRWDINTRTQLISLGPALLLTLLLISFFTFVRIQDLRQELNHTGQLIANQLAPATEYGVISGNNEVLESLLKATLATPNVRFLEIQDSANRILAYVEQPSDIHKRPHQVEVFQSPVRLQRIALHNDFFQDGKTNNGGASEDYLGRVIVGLSNDAFSQRQQEILLKAGILALFALLFTFVLARRLAGSLSQPIRDIGDAVKAIQDGDYKTPLPIVDDTELGALSQHINNLAQALEQASREQHQAMAQLIQTREEAEKANNAKSDFLAMMSHELRTPMNGVLGMLQLLETTDMTEEQVEYAALASESTEHLLKVINDILDFSRIERSELELEHIPFNLADLIGACAQSFQHSAAQRGLELQLRIPEDLRGLQVQGDPTRIRQILVNLVGNALKFTEQGRVSIEAQWQSLDHELLWFTCSVRDSGIGISSESLELMFNAFQQADSSISRRYGGTGLGLPIARTLAERMGGTLRAQSEEGRGSVFTLEIPLALYKQALPMLAAPRAIDGNAHGEGRNVLLVEDNPVNQTVIEAMLRSLGFTVSVATDGMQAVRSAGGSRYEAILMDCRLPIIDGYEATRQIRRLPGCGHVPIIALTANALQGDRENCLSAGMNDYLAKPFKRNDLQQILQRWVQ
- the fabA gene encoding 3-hydroxyacyl-[acyl-carrier-protein] dehydratase FabA yields the protein MTKQNAFTREDLLRCSRGELFGPGNAQLPAPNMLMVDRITLISEEGGKYGKGELVAELDINPDLWFFACHFEGDPVMPGCLGLDAMWQLVGFFLGWQGLPGRGRALGSGEVKFFGQVLPTAKKVTYNIHIKRVLKGKLNLAIADGSVTVDGREIYTAEGLRVGVFTSTDNF
- the fabB gene encoding beta-ketoacyl-ACP synthase I: MRRVVITGLGIVSCLGNDKETVSANLRASRPGIRFNPEYAEMGLRSQVSGSIDLNLEELIDRKIYRFVGHAAAYAYLAMKDAITDSGLTEEQVSNPRTGLIAGSGGASTLNQMEALDILREKGVKRVGPYRVTRTMSSTVSACLATPFKIKGLNYSIASACATSAHCIGTAMEQIQMGKQDIVFAGGGEEEHWSQSFLFDAMGALSSKRNDTPEKASRAYDADRDGFVIAGGGGMVVVEELEHALARGAKIYAEIVGYGATSDGYDMVAPSGEGAIRCMQQALSTVDTPIDYLNTHGTSTPVGDVAEMKGVREVFGDKAPAISSTKSLSGHSLGAAGVHEAIYCMLMMEGNFIAGSANIDELDPEVADLPVLTKTRENATINTVMSNSFGFGGTNATLVLKRWEGK
- a CDS encoding DUF2058 domain-containing protein — its product is MSLSLRDQLLKAGLVNQKQAKQVSKDKQKQQRLAHKGQIELDDSQQRAAQEAMAEKVKRDQELNRQQQEKAEAKARAAQVKQLIEVSRLPKLTTEDYYNFVDDKKVKRISVNTLMRNKLSSGSLAIVHHAGGYEVIPREAALKIQERDPQRIVQLNEKVEEVNAEDDPYAAYVIPDDLMW